One window of Psychrobacillus sp. FSL H8-0483 genomic DNA carries:
- a CDS encoding GerAB/ArcD/ProY family transporter, protein MSTNKRKLLNRYHVVFLVQSTMFGTGVLSLPQRLSSLGYSQALFPLLFGVIASLSIWPMIWINSKYKNENLFRINEILLGKWIGKSINLFIVLQFTLFLAAIISSYMNLIQTTALPEQTMTIPVLFFLLLLTYIVNGGIKSVARFCIMAFFITIPMLYFLRWAIEKGEMSHLFPLFNYNGHEFFEALRKGYLSILGYEVIMFYFPYIVNQKKAYKHALVGIWISIILCFITTIVSVLYYSEWQLENIEFSVLHLFKAGEFSFIERIDIIGITLWIFLILSTAAGYLWSAKKGLDSLRSKKKKYHVYLITIVIFAVVVMPISHESQKKLFEGSHYVGYLLLVWPIFLSVVHILRKKQVQQ, encoded by the coding sequence GTGAGTACAAACAAGCGGAAACTTTTGAATAGATATCATGTTGTTTTTTTGGTACAAAGTACGATGTTTGGTACTGGAGTCCTCTCACTCCCTCAGAGACTGAGTTCTCTAGGGTATAGTCAAGCACTTTTCCCATTATTGTTTGGTGTCATTGCAAGTCTGTCGATTTGGCCAATGATTTGGATTAACTCAAAGTATAAAAATGAAAATTTGTTTAGAATAAATGAAATATTGTTAGGGAAGTGGATAGGTAAAAGTATCAATTTATTTATAGTTCTTCAATTTACTCTTTTTTTAGCAGCAATTATTAGTAGTTATATGAATCTTATACAAACTACAGCGCTTCCTGAACAGACTATGACGATCCCCGTACTATTTTTTTTGCTGTTACTTACCTACATTGTAAATGGTGGAATAAAATCCGTTGCAAGGTTTTGTATCATGGCATTTTTCATCACTATACCAATGTTGTACTTTTTACGTTGGGCAATTGAGAAAGGTGAAATGAGTCATTTATTTCCTTTATTTAATTACAATGGACATGAATTTTTTGAAGCTTTGAGAAAAGGATATTTATCTATACTGGGATATGAGGTTATCATGTTTTATTTCCCGTATATTGTGAATCAAAAGAAAGCATATAAACATGCTCTTGTTGGAATTTGGATAAGTATTATTCTTTGCTTTATAACAACTATAGTGAGTGTTCTATACTACTCAGAATGGCAGTTGGAAAATATCGAATTTTCTGTTTTGCATTTGTTTAAGGCAGGCGAATTTTCCTTTATTGAGAGAATTGATATTATTGGTATCACATTGTGGATATTTTTAATTTTATCTACGGCAGCTGGATATTTATGGAGTGCTAAGAAAGGTCTAGATTCCCTTCGATCGAAAAAAAAGAAATACCATGTATATTTAATAACTATCGTGATTTTTGCTGTTGTGGTAATGCCTATTTCTCATGAATCTCAGAAGAAATTATTTGAGGGAAGTCATTATGTTGGTTATTTACTTTTAGTCTGGCCGATATTTTTAAGTGTTGTCCATATACTTAGAAAAAAGCAGGTGCAACAATGA
- a CDS encoding ATP-binding protein yields the protein MELTKHFFFNLSLLIVLLFLGLLWVERLNITRSIKRVAFFYLVISFFICLAFSYPIHEGFYFDLRNIPIIIGGLYMGLGPLLGLVTIGISGMNGVDFEFWLTAIFYSAISFSLWRLSPFFLKQSSNQRILFSVGFTFLLSLIQTVLEFVHLPYPLYDVYFAFLFIQPLGVGMIAYYIEETRKSTILSEKLLKVNRQEVIEKMGAAISHEIRNPLTAAIGFVQLLQSENISDENRLQYLSILRRELKSAERVIQDYLNLSKPEIKLVESLIVQEEIQQVIQLLQPSANRNSVQVITNFSHEATIEGDRQKFHQCLVNIMKNAIEAMPNGGILKVETHSTQTNVSITIGDTGSGMTSEQVVRLGEPYYSTKGDKGTGLGMIVVFSFIRAMNGTIHVESELGVGTTFEIMFSSPSISVAQTETKNTTRELVLR from the coding sequence TTGGAATTGACTAAACACTTTTTTTTTAACCTATCTTTGTTAATAGTATTACTTTTTTTAGGTTTGTTATGGGTTGAAAGGCTGAATATTACAAGGTCTATTAAAAGAGTAGCCTTCTTTTATCTTGTTATTAGTTTCTTCATCTGTCTCGCATTTAGCTATCCTATACACGAAGGCTTCTATTTTGATTTAAGAAATATTCCTATTATTATTGGCGGTCTCTATATGGGACTAGGCCCTTTATTGGGGTTAGTTACCATTGGGATTAGTGGAATGAATGGTGTTGACTTCGAATTTTGGCTTACCGCAATATTCTATAGTGCTATTTCTTTCTCGTTATGGAGGCTTTCTCCATTTTTTTTAAAACAATCATCTAATCAACGAATCCTATTTTCAGTTGGATTTACATTTTTGCTTAGTTTAATACAAACAGTTTTGGAATTTGTACATCTGCCTTACCCTTTGTACGATGTATATTTTGCTTTTTTATTCATCCAACCATTAGGAGTTGGAATGATTGCATACTATATCGAGGAAACAAGAAAATCCACCATTTTGAGCGAAAAACTCTTAAAAGTAAACAGGCAGGAAGTAATCGAGAAAATGGGTGCTGCTATTTCTCATGAAATAAGGAATCCACTGACAGCAGCAATCGGCTTTGTCCAGCTTTTGCAAAGTGAGAATATTTCTGATGAAAATCGATTGCAATACCTTTCCATTTTAAGAAGAGAGCTTAAATCAGCGGAAAGAGTCATTCAAGATTATTTGAATTTATCTAAACCTGAAATAAAGTTAGTCGAATCCCTTATCGTCCAAGAGGAAATACAACAAGTTATCCAATTACTGCAACCTTCTGCAAATCGGAATTCCGTTCAAGTAATAACTAACTTTTCACATGAGGCAACTATTGAGGGTGACCGGCAGAAATTCCATCAATGCTTAGTGAATATAATGAAAAATGCCATTGAAGCAATGCCGAATGGTGGAATATTAAAGGTTGAGACACACTCCACACAAACAAATGTGAGTATAACAATTGGGGATACAGGGTCTGGTATGACATCTGAACAAGTGGTTCGGTTAGGAGAACCTTATTATTCAACAAAAGGCGATAAAGGAACAGGCCTTGGTATGATTGTTGTTTTCAGCTTTATCCGTGCAATGAATGGAACTATACATGTAGAAAGTGAACTAGGTGTAGGTACGACATTTGAAATTATGTTTAGTTCACCTTCTATTTCCGTTGCACAAACAGAAACGAAGAATACAACAAGGGAATTGGTTTTGAGATAA
- a CDS encoding DUF4179 domain-containing protein, whose translation MEQRKSLIDKVDVPKDKLYVAVQSGFEKAKNERALKRSMIRKRSTWSIAIAAILLISFVTSISVSPVFASKVASIPGLDKIVSLIQQDRGLTAAVENDFYQPINLSQEKNGITVTLDGVIADNKGMVVFYSVQSKEIDLSSLELKYIQLWSGLHTKYFSFDLGNNSLPLTTKENSDVFSTSEHIWNVKQGKDLSWVVGLKNGNKIEHFRIPFSYKKMTVKSKEIEVNKEVTIEGQKFIVKNLIVDPIQTTVRIKENPNNSKKLLSRAFDELKLVDETGRTWSAMSGNSFKVLSKGDLWEVPLKESFYFHDPKELTLTFGKIAAMDKDEAHILIDTESKEFLEEPSKSIFSNLQVKDNKVSFIVQVDKDYDKNMVNFHKFIDAKGNEFSIITGGRTPSVSNYVKGSMINVPGVGKKIEFELPDKSITNFTNPIRLNLNFYPSWIEEDVEVEIK comes from the coding sequence TTGGAGCAGAGGAAAAGTTTAATTGATAAAGTTGATGTACCAAAGGACAAACTGTATGTTGCCGTACAAAGTGGGTTCGAGAAAGCGAAAAATGAACGAGCGTTAAAAAGAAGTATGATTAGAAAACGAAGTACATGGTCGATAGCGATAGCTGCCATCCTTCTCATCTCATTTGTTACATCTATCTCTGTATCTCCTGTATTCGCAAGTAAAGTTGCTTCGATTCCTGGTCTGGATAAGATTGTTTCTCTTATACAGCAAGATAGAGGTTTAACCGCAGCGGTAGAAAATGACTTCTATCAACCTATAAATCTGTCTCAAGAAAAGAACGGTATTACAGTAACTCTTGATGGAGTAATTGCAGATAATAAAGGAATGGTTGTATTCTATTCTGTCCAGTCAAAAGAAATAGATTTAAGCTCCCTTGAACTAAAATATATTCAATTATGGTCGGGATTACACACCAAATATTTTAGTTTTGACTTAGGTAATAATTCTCTTCCTTTGACTACTAAGGAAAATTCCGATGTTTTTAGTACATCAGAACATATTTGGAACGTAAAACAAGGGAAAGATCTCTCGTGGGTAGTAGGTTTGAAAAATGGTAATAAAATAGAACACTTTAGAATTCCATTTTCTTATAAAAAAATGACTGTGAAAAGTAAAGAAATTGAAGTCAACAAAGAAGTAACCATTGAAGGTCAAAAATTCATAGTAAAGAATCTCATCGTTGATCCAATACAAACTACAGTTAGAATAAAGGAAAATCCTAATAACTCTAAGAAACTTCTTTCTAGAGCATTTGATGAATTAAAGCTAGTGGACGAGACGGGCAGGACTTGGTCTGCTATGTCTGGAAATTCATTTAAGGTACTTTCGAAAGGGGACTTGTGGGAGGTTCCACTTAAGGAGAGCTTTTATTTCCATGATCCGAAAGAATTGACATTAACCTTTGGGAAAATTGCAGCGATGGATAAAGATGAAGCGCATATTTTAATCGATACCGAATCTAAGGAGTTTTTGGAAGAGCCTTCAAAATCGATATTCTCTAACCTGCAAGTGAAGGATAATAAAGTCAGTTTTATAGTGCAAGTCGATAAGGATTACGATAAGAATATGGTTAACTTTCATAAATTTATAGATGCTAAAGGAAATGAATTTTCTATAATTACTGGAGGGCGTACACCAAGTGTTTCTAATTATGTGAAAGGTTCAATGATAAACGTTCCTGGAGTGGGAAAGAAAATAGAATTTGAACTACCAGATAAATCTATTACAAATTTTACAAATCCAATTCGGTTGAATCTTAATTTTTACCCATCGTGGATAGAAGAGGATGTAGAAGTGGAAATAAAATAA
- a CDS encoding EcsC family protein, translating into MQVTDSKQWLTEELKKVEVWEKDQSDLWFWEKLGRLPFKFIDKWTPTFIQNKIGTLLDELGQYIQSGGSYLSSSSKIPSYYPKLEVQTLEDVKQLPISKMDNAVEGLTKNRKKIATFQGASTGIGGIFTFSIDIPLLLGLQLKTLQDIAICYGYDPHDKKERLFIVKCLQFISADIVGKRTILTQLSMFDIQDEAAKREVVSEIQGWREVVFSYRDQFGWKKLFQMIPIAGLVFGAIVNRSAVNDIAEAGMMLYRKRRIVERLGNSADPII; encoded by the coding sequence ATGCAAGTGACAGATTCGAAGCAATGGTTAACAGAAGAGTTAAAAAAAGTCGAGGTTTGGGAAAAAGACCAAAGTGATTTATGGTTTTGGGAAAAGCTTGGGCGTTTACCATTTAAATTCATTGATAAATGGACACCTACATTTATCCAAAATAAAATCGGAACACTATTGGATGAGCTTGGACAATACATTCAATCAGGAGGTAGCTATTTAAGTTCCTCTTCCAAAATCCCTTCTTATTATCCTAAATTAGAGGTTCAAACATTAGAAGATGTGAAACAACTCCCTATTTCCAAAATGGACAATGCTGTAGAAGGTCTTACAAAAAACAGAAAAAAAATTGCTACATTTCAAGGTGCTAGTACTGGAATTGGTGGTATTTTTACATTTTCAATTGATATTCCACTTCTCTTAGGATTACAGTTAAAAACCTTACAGGACATCGCTATTTGCTACGGCTATGATCCTCATGATAAAAAAGAGCGTCTATTTATCGTCAAATGCCTACAATTCATTTCTGCTGACATTGTTGGAAAGCGAACGATTCTTACCCAATTATCTATGTTTGATATTCAGGACGAAGCTGCTAAACGAGAGGTGGTATCTGAAATCCAAGGATGGCGCGAAGTTGTTTTCTCCTACCGCGATCAGTTTGGTTGGAAAAAGCTTTTTCAAATGATACCAATTGCCGGACTGGTCTTTGGTGCCATTGTTAATCGTTCCGCTGTAAATGATATTGCAGAAGCAGGGATGATGCTTTATCGAAAGAGAAGGATTGTTGAAAGACTCGGCAACAGCGCTGACCCTATCATTTAA
- a CDS encoding YfhD family protein encodes MGRDNKQGKSQNKDTLPQTPKNQKIKPNEIQEEFAREFGELEHNESFKKRNNKKK; translated from the coding sequence ATGGGTAGAGATAATAAACAAGGGAAAAGTCAGAACAAAGATACGCTCCCTCAAACGCCTAAAAATCAAAAAATTAAACCAAATGAAATTCAAGAAGAATTTGCTCGAGAATTTGGTGAACTGGAACATAACGAATCGTTTAAAAAACGAAATAATAAAAAGAAATAA
- a CDS encoding spore germination protein, with protein MNKKGRHVVLVKNLKFVRSTIGVKYQKKAQSEVGNSTKAEQFIKDLKNHTSKMNDVIFKKIPTSESVVTVIYSSSLVDKITMQLMIFIPLANHLNQIHQVAEVIKTTDVNGITSKLISGQTLLYFHQSNLLLSIDTYSAPTRSITNTETESTVIGPQDAFTESLETNISLVKRRIQNPMLKNEERTIGKETNTKISILYIDNIVNQENLERLRNRIDHIDYPAYFDISVLKQLIEDNPLSPFPQYYMTVRPDTVAYYLLDGRMVVFMDNSQDALVCPTSFLEMFISIEDYYNRWTTASLLRMLRFFGFFLTIMITPMYISALTFHPEILPYELLLNLQESRSKVPFPPLFEVLFIELIIEVLREAGSRMPTKVGQTIGIVGGIVIGTAAVEAGLISNILIVLVATSSLLSFLPPIFLMSNTSRFVRYIFILSAGLFGLFGQMLAFAWLITHLLRLNSLGTPFMTPVIPRKASDLMDSIVRFPMAYLKEKMGISRSQKK; from the coding sequence ATGAATAAAAAGGGAAGGCATGTGGTACTTGTGAAAAACCTAAAATTCGTTCGTTCCACAATTGGTGTGAAGTACCAAAAAAAAGCACAATCGGAAGTAGGGAATAGTACAAAAGCAGAGCAATTTATTAAAGACTTAAAAAACCATACAAGTAAAATGAATGATGTTATTTTCAAAAAAATACCTACAAGTGAAAGTGTTGTAACAGTCATTTATTCCAGTTCACTTGTAGATAAAATAACTATGCAATTAATGATATTTATTCCCTTAGCAAATCATTTGAATCAAATTCACCAAGTAGCTGAAGTTATAAAAACGACAGATGTCAATGGAATTACATCAAAGCTCATTTCCGGTCAAACACTTCTGTACTTCCACCAGTCGAATTTATTATTAAGCATTGATACATACAGTGCACCTACTCGTTCCATAACGAATACTGAAACAGAGTCGACAGTTATTGGTCCACAAGATGCTTTTACGGAATCGCTAGAAACAAATATATCTTTAGTAAAAAGACGTATCCAAAATCCAATGTTGAAAAATGAAGAACGTACTATAGGAAAAGAAACGAACACGAAGATTTCGATATTATATATAGATAATATTGTCAATCAAGAAAATTTAGAAAGACTAAGGAATCGAATTGATCATATTGATTATCCGGCATACTTCGATATTTCCGTATTAAAGCAGTTAATCGAAGATAACCCTTTATCTCCTTTTCCACAATACTATATGACGGTAAGACCGGACACTGTAGCGTATTATCTCCTCGATGGAAGAATGGTTGTTTTTATGGATAATAGTCAAGATGCCCTTGTTTGTCCGACCTCTTTTTTGGAAATGTTCATTTCCATAGAGGATTATTATAATAGATGGACTACCGCATCTTTACTTCGAATGCTCCGTTTTTTTGGATTTTTCTTGACAATCATGATAACACCTATGTACATATCAGCTTTAACATTTCATCCGGAAATTCTTCCTTATGAACTTCTATTGAATTTGCAGGAGTCAAGAAGTAAAGTACCTTTTCCACCGCTTTTTGAAGTGTTGTTTATTGAACTAATTATAGAAGTCTTAAGGGAAGCTGGGTCTCGAATGCCTACAAAAGTAGGGCAAACCATTGGTATCGTAGGAGGTATTGTAATTGGTACGGCAGCAGTTGAGGCGGGTCTCATTAGTAATATTTTAATTGTCTTAGTTGCAACCTCCTCGTTACTTTCTTTTTTGCCTCCTATATTTTTAATGAGTAATACGAGTAGATTTGTTCGATATATTTTTATTCTATCTGCAGGGTTATTTGGGTTGTTTGGACAAATGCTAGCTTTTGCTTGGCTAATTACTCACTTATTAAGATTAAATTCTTTAGGAACTCCTTTTATGACACCGGTTATTCCACGAAAAGCGTCAGATTTAATGGATAGTATTGTTAGGTTTCCAATGGCTTATCTAAAAGAGAAAATGGGAATCTCAAGGTCACAGAAAAAGTAG
- a CDS encoding HAMP domain-containing sensor histidine kinase: MLKIAPSNDIPDLFFAYLVVPPLGVVIIAYIIEMIEKNNLLRHQLIIAEKLEAIEQMGAAISHEIRNPLTTALGFVELLHKDNHDMEKRTQYLAILKDELDSAERIIQDYLSYSKPILESVEPLNVQEELMHVIKLLQPLANYHSVKLSTNFSSTRLMEGDRSKFQQCFINIIKNSIESRPNGGTLLIEAVETTTHIVITIQDNETSICSEELKQKDFSMTLSFSIVRAMKGTIDEVKRENGKGEFLKFSFKPIKPHLKR; encoded by the coding sequence GTGTTAAAAATTGCACCATCTAATGATATACCTGATTTGTTTTTTGCTTATTTAGTTGTTCCTCCTCTTGGGGTAGTGATAATTGCATATATTATAGAAATGATTGAAAAAAACAATCTTTTACGTCATCAGTTAATTATTGCTGAAAAATTAGAAGCAATTGAACAAATGGGTGCTGCTATCTCACATGAAATTCGCAATCCATTAACAACAGCACTTGGTTTTGTCGAACTGCTACATAAAGACAATCATGACATGGAAAAAAGAACACAATACCTTGCTATCCTAAAAGATGAATTGGATTCAGCCGAAAGAATTATCCAAGATTATCTATCCTATTCCAAACCAATACTTGAATCAGTAGAACCATTAAATGTACAGGAAGAACTAATGCACGTTATTAAGTTATTACAGCCGTTAGCTAACTATCATTCTGTTAAATTATCCACTAACTTCTCTTCGACTAGATTAATGGAAGGAGACCGTTCTAAGTTTCAACAATGCTTTATAAATATTATTAAAAATTCTATTGAATCTAGACCAAACGGTGGTACATTACTAATAGAAGCAGTAGAAACGACAACTCATATAGTCATTACTATACAAGATAATGAAACAAGCATTTGTAGCGAAGAATTAAAACAAAAAGACTTCTCTATGACACTTTCTTTCAGTATCGTGCGTGCGATGAAAGGGACGATTGATGAAGTAAAAAGGGAGAACGGAAAAGGGGAATTTTTGAAATTTTCTTTTAAACCGATAAAACCTCATTTGAAGCGTTGA
- a CDS encoding pyridoxamine 5'-phosphate oxidase family protein — translation MTKTAKEQALKILNNNMVGTMATIQQNKPHSRYMTFFNDDFTLYTATSNNTHKVEEVKKNPNTHILLGYDGKGFGDAFLEIEGTVTVSDDETMKEKVWNKALKGWFDGPEDPTLIILKITPTHIRVMNTKGLEPQIVEL, via the coding sequence ATGACGAAAACTGCGAAAGAGCAAGCACTAAAAATTTTAAACAATAATATGGTTGGCACGATGGCAACGATTCAGCAAAATAAACCGCACTCCCGTTATATGACTTTTTTTAATGATGACTTCACTCTATATACAGCTACTAGTAATAACACACATAAAGTCGAAGAAGTTAAAAAAAATCCAAATACCCATATTTTATTAGGTTACGACGGAAAAGGATTTGGAGACGCTTTTTTAGAAATTGAAGGAACTGTAACAGTTTCAGATGATGAGACGATGAAGGAAAAAGTATGGAATAAAGCTTTAAAAGGGTGGTTCGATGGACCAGAAGATCCTACTCTCATCATATTAAAAATAACGCCTACACATATTCGTGTCATGAATACAAAGGGTCTTGAACCACAGATCGTTGAATTGTAG
- a CDS encoding RIO1 family regulatory kinase/ATPase — protein sequence MVDTYQKLARTVIINKKNRLISYDESLNLIGAGRSAFVFKLKKTNKAMKVFFSNFEHLAKTEGEIYDALQTIHYYPSVYELGSNYIVMDYIDGQTLFECLTNGKLITSVHIDEIDSALSLASERGLNPSDIHLKNIIITSNEEIRIIDVARFRQTNDCMQWTHLKKSYHQLYQKRFFPQKIPVFSLNILAFLYKKSLIPTYRG from the coding sequence ATGGTGGACACATATCAAAAACTTGCAAGAACAGTAATCATTAATAAAAAAAATCGCCTCATTAGCTACGATGAATCTTTAAATCTTATTGGGGCGGGAAGAAGTGCTTTTGTTTTTAAATTAAAGAAAACTAATAAAGCTATGAAAGTATTTTTCTCTAATTTTGAGCACCTTGCAAAAACAGAAGGTGAAATTTATGATGCACTTCAAACGATTCATTATTATCCTTCCGTTTATGAGCTTGGCTCGAATTATATTGTGATGGACTACATTGATGGTCAAACACTTTTTGAGTGTTTGACTAATGGAAAGCTAATAACATCCGTTCACATCGATGAAATTGATTCTGCATTATCATTGGCTTCAGAACGGGGATTAAATCCTTCTGATATTCATTTGAAAAATATTATTATTACATCTAATGAAGAGATAAGAATAATTGATGTTGCACGATTTAGACAAACCAATGACTGTATGCAATGGACTCATTTAAAAAAATCTTACCATCAGCTTTACCAAAAACGTTTCTTTCCACAGAAAATTCCTGTCTTCTCTTTAAATATTTTGGCCTTCTTATACAAAAAAAGCCTTATCCCCACTTATAGAGGATAA
- a CDS encoding sigma-70 family RNA polymerase sigma factor, producing MSEKKLVEKAIKGNEDAFLELIHSYQEALYRTAISYLKNEGDALEAVQEVTYRAYRSLKTVKEPAYFKTWLIRIMMNYCQDVIKKSKREVLEERILGMQGVSEDFTFLEVEEALLNLSDYNRELLHLKYFEDVKIKDIAVMWNTPEGTIKTRLHKALRAFRHNFEEKGEMKRV from the coding sequence TTGAGCGAAAAGAAATTGGTGGAGAAAGCGATTAAAGGTAATGAAGATGCGTTTTTAGAACTAATCCATTCCTATCAAGAAGCATTGTATCGAACAGCAATATCTTATTTAAAAAACGAAGGAGATGCATTAGAAGCAGTCCAGGAAGTAACGTATAGGGCTTATCGCAGTTTGAAAACAGTGAAGGAGCCTGCTTACTTTAAGACATGGCTCATCCGAATAATGATGAACTATTGTCAGGATGTCATAAAGAAAAGTAAGAGGGAAGTGCTGGAGGAAAGGATACTTGGAATGCAGGGAGTAAGTGAAGATTTCACTTTTTTGGAAGTGGAAGAAGCTCTATTAAATTTATCTGATTACAATAGAGAGTTATTGCACTTGAAATACTTTGAAGATGTCAAAATAAAGGACATCGCCGTTATGTGGAATACTCCAGAAGGAACGATTAAAACACGACTACATAAGGCGTTGCGAGCATTTAGGCACAATTTTGAAGAGAAAGGGGAGATGAAACGTGTTTGA
- a CDS encoding Ger(x)C family spore germination protein — translation MNVKFIILAIILAMAFLTGCSAKVKKIPLEDVGMVGVMAIDYIDENSLKLTVAIPQYSPVAKEHTQIFSVTTELVSQGIVDIEALSDKKVVLNQLRVVLLNEEFARHGKAREIIKHLFRNAEVGNKVLIAVVKESGEEILKEEYPDKPNINFYLNDLLQPSINTAFNPNTNIHDFVYTQTNPVFDSIVPLLEKKEGKIEINGIALFKGEKMLRSLSKDDALIIQALQGRKKLAPLYIKLNDNNKEEKMMLDLINSKVRMKGNKSVDSPKLTVSLKIEGTLVEYKGEREGRLSTPEEILKLEEDVNKEIEKDISKFLESLKELKVDPIGLTEKFRMHYHGDWDKTMTRETISKLQWDIHVETSIVSTGTLR, via the coding sequence ATGAATGTAAAATTTATAATACTTGCTATTATTCTTGCTATGGCATTTTTAACAGGTTGTTCAGCAAAAGTAAAGAAAATTCCTTTGGAAGATGTAGGGATGGTTGGGGTTATGGCAATTGACTATATTGATGAAAACTCGTTGAAGTTAACAGTGGCGATTCCTCAATATTCGCCTGTAGCGAAAGAACATACCCAAATTTTCTCCGTGACCACAGAATTAGTTTCACAAGGAATTGTCGATATAGAAGCACTTTCTGATAAAAAGGTAGTATTGAACCAATTACGGGTTGTCCTTCTCAATGAAGAGTTTGCAAGGCATGGAAAAGCTAGAGAAATAATAAAGCATTTATTTAGAAATGCAGAAGTTGGTAATAAGGTGCTAATTGCAGTAGTTAAAGAGAGTGGTGAAGAAATATTAAAAGAGGAATATCCTGATAAGCCTAATATTAACTTTTATTTAAATGATTTATTACAACCAAGTATTAATACTGCATTTAATCCGAACACCAATATCCATGATTTTGTATATACACAAACAAATCCAGTATTTGACTCGATTGTCCCTTTACTAGAAAAAAAAGAAGGTAAAATAGAGATAAATGGAATTGCTTTATTTAAAGGAGAAAAAATGCTACGAAGTTTATCGAAAGATGATGCTCTCATCATTCAAGCATTACAAGGGCGTAAAAAACTTGCTCCATTATATATAAAATTGAATGATAATAATAAAGAAGAAAAAATGATGCTCGATTTAATTAACAGTAAGGTGAGGATGAAAGGTAATAAAAGTGTGGATTCACCAAAATTAACTGTTTCTTTGAAAATTGAAGGTACACTTGTGGAGTATAAAGGGGAAAGAGAAGGTCGTCTGAGCACACCTGAGGAAATATTAAAACTTGAAGAAGATGTAAACAAAGAAATTGAAAAAGACATCAGTAAATTTTTGGAGAGTTTAAAAGAACTAAAGGTTGATCCAATAGGTTTAACCGAAAAATTTCGCATGCACTACCATGGAGATTGGGATAAAACTATGACGAGAGAAACAATAAGTAAATTACAATGGGACATTCACGTTGAAACGTCAATTGTTAGTACAGGTACGTTAAGGTGA
- a CDS encoding patatin-like phospholipase family protein, which yields MLIDGVFSGGGMKGIGLVGAYQVLEEKGYRFKRVAGTSAGAILACFIAAGFTSKEIEELMVNQNFQALLDPRKTVIPVPFMKWLNLYWGLGLYQGKALENWFLEKLAKKGVYTFSDIAPGTLKLVASDLTNGKMLVLPDDLVKYGLSPDKFLVSRALRMSCGIPFFFEPVRLKVSSGDTIVVDGGVLSNFPMWIFDNGQKERPVVGLKLSGSSEEIEPRKIKNGLNLFEALFSTMKNAHDDRYISRKIEKNVIFIPVDEYSATQFDLSDEMKADLLLKGRKSATQFLKTW from the coding sequence ATGTTAATAGATGGGGTGTTTTCAGGTGGTGGAATGAAAGGGATTGGATTAGTAGGTGCTTATCAAGTGCTAGAAGAAAAGGGCTATCGTTTTAAACGTGTGGCAGGAACAAGTGCGGGGGCGATTCTTGCGTGTTTTATAGCAGCTGGATTTACAAGCAAGGAAATAGAAGAATTGATGGTCAATCAAAACTTTCAAGCCCTCTTAGATCCTCGTAAGACAGTCATTCCGGTTCCTTTTATGAAGTGGTTAAATCTGTATTGGGGTCTAGGTTTATATCAAGGGAAGGCATTAGAAAACTGGTTTCTGGAAAAGCTTGCAAAAAAAGGGGTTTATACATTTTCGGATATAGCACCGGGAACTTTGAAGCTTGTGGCTTCGGATTTAACGAACGGAAAAATGTTGGTTCTTCCGGATGATTTAGTCAAGTATGGATTATCTCCAGATAAGTTTCTTGTTAGTCGAGCGTTACGCATGAGCTGTGGCATTCCCTTCTTCTTTGAACCAGTGAGATTAAAGGTAAGTTCAGGGGATACGATCGTTGTAGATGGTGGTGTGTTAAGTAATTTTCCAATGTGGATTTTTGATAACGGACAAAAAGAGCGCCCTGTAGTTGGCCTTAAGTTGAGCGGTAGTTCAGAAGAAATAGAACCGCGTAAAATAAAAAATGGCCTAAATTTATTTGAAGCGCTCTTTTCTACAATGAAAAATGCACATGATGATAGATATATTTCACGCAAAATTGAAAAGAATGTAATCTTTATTCCTGTCGATGAATACAGTGCTACTCAGTTTGATCTGAGTGATGAGATGAAAGCCGATCTGTTATTAAAAGGCCGAAAGAGTGCTACTCAATTTTTAAAAACGTGGTAA